In Papaver somniferum cultivar HN1 chromosome 1, ASM357369v1, whole genome shotgun sequence, a genomic segment contains:
- the LOC113329068 gene encoding uncharacterized protein LOC113329068 isoform X4, with product MDYDMPVMTKRVKCYLYSVGIWSNEGMKYLELNDGSQEQEQEQDNVPFFRVYASKGSETETTFFLDGVITIGRVQNGLRLLDGKNKEDRSKGFSSLEKKRLSSDTVHQRQEVLLHWHVLRHAHVATLLQ from the exons ATGGATTATGATATGCCTGTAATGACCAAAAGGGTCAAGTGCTATCTCTACTCTGTTGGAATTTGGAGTAACGAAGGGATGAAATATTTAGAACTCAACGATGGCTCTCag GAGCAGGAGCAGGAGCAGGATAATGTTCCCTTCTTTCGGGTTTATGCATCTAAGGGGTCAGAAACAGAAACTACCTTCTTCCTTGATGGTGTTATCACAATAGGAAGAGTACAAAATG GCTTGAGACTCCTGGATGGGAAGAACAAGGAGGACAGGTCAAAAGGTTTTTCAAGTTTGGAAAAGAAACGACTTTCATCAGATACCG TGCACCAGAGACAGGAGGTGCTACTACACTGGCATGTGCTAAGGCACGCACATGTTGCTACACTATTACAGTAA
- the LOC113329068 gene encoding uncharacterized protein LOC113329068 isoform X1, giving the protein MDYDMPVMTKRVKCYLYSVGIWSNEGMKYLELNDGSQEQEQEQDNVPFFRVYASKGSETETTFFLDGVITIGRVQNGLRLLDGKNKEDRSKGFSSLEKKRLSSDTGGASAPETGGATTLACAKARTCCYTITVREGDAKTFIRLRGATTRSREADPTLIIT; this is encoded by the exons ATGGATTATGATATGCCTGTAATGACCAAAAGGGTCAAGTGCTATCTCTACTCTGTTGGAATTTGGAGTAACGAAGGGATGAAATATTTAGAACTCAACGATGGCTCTCag GAGCAGGAGCAGGAGCAGGATAATGTTCCCTTCTTTCGGGTTTATGCATCTAAGGGGTCAGAAACAGAAACTACCTTCTTCCTTGATGGTGTTATCACAATAGGAAGAGTACAAAATG GCTTGAGACTCCTGGATGGGAAGAACAAGGAGGACAGGTCAAAAGGTTTTTCAAGTTTGGAAAAGAAACGACTTTCATCAGATACCG GAGGTGCTAGTGCACCAGAGACAGGAGGTGCTACTACACTGGCATGTGCTAAGGCACGCACATGTTGCTACACTATTACAGTAAGAGAAGGAGATGCTAAAACATTTATAAGACTAAGAGGTGCTACTACACGCTCGAGAGAAGCTGATCCTACATTAATTATAACTTGA
- the LOC113329068 gene encoding uncharacterized protein LOC113329068 isoform X2: MDYDMPVMTKRVKCYLYSVGIWSNEGMKYLELNDGSQEQEQEQDNVPFFRVYASKGSETETTFFLDGVITIGRVQNGLRLLDGKNKEDRSKGFSSLEKKRLSSDTETGGATTLACAKARTCCYTITVREGDAKTFIRLRGATTRSREADPTLIIT, from the exons ATGGATTATGATATGCCTGTAATGACCAAAAGGGTCAAGTGCTATCTCTACTCTGTTGGAATTTGGAGTAACGAAGGGATGAAATATTTAGAACTCAACGATGGCTCTCag GAGCAGGAGCAGGAGCAGGATAATGTTCCCTTCTTTCGGGTTTATGCATCTAAGGGGTCAGAAACAGAAACTACCTTCTTCCTTGATGGTGTTATCACAATAGGAAGAGTACAAAATG GCTTGAGACTCCTGGATGGGAAGAACAAGGAGGACAGGTCAAAAGGTTTTTCAAGTTTGGAAAAGAAACGACTTTCATCAGATACCG AGACAGGAGGTGCTACTACACTGGCATGTGCTAAGGCACGCACATGTTGCTACACTATTACAGTAAGAGAAGGAGATGCTAAAACATTTATAAGACTAAGAGGTGCTACTACACGCTCGAGAGAAGCTGATCCTACATTAATTATAACTTGA
- the LOC113329068 gene encoding uncharacterized protein LOC113329068 isoform X3, which produces MDYDMPVMTKRVKCYLYSVGIWSNEGMKYLELNDGSQEQEQEQDNVPFFRVYASKGSETETTFFLDGVITIGRVQNGLRLLDGKNKEDRSKGFSSLEKKRLSSDTELYRTPYMCEHTNHEGVRTLTINHYHPKKL; this is translated from the exons ATGGATTATGATATGCCTGTAATGACCAAAAGGGTCAAGTGCTATCTCTACTCTGTTGGAATTTGGAGTAACGAAGGGATGAAATATTTAGAACTCAACGATGGCTCTCag GAGCAGGAGCAGGAGCAGGATAATGTTCCCTTCTTTCGGGTTTATGCATCTAAGGGGTCAGAAACAGAAACTACCTTCTTCCTTGATGGTGTTATCACAATAGGAAGAGTACAAAATG GCTTGAGACTCCTGGATGGGAAGAACAAGGAGGACAGGTCAAAAGGTTTTTCAAGTTTGGAAAAGAAACGACTTTCATCAGATACCG AGCTATATCGAACTCCATATAtgtgtgagcacacaaaccacgagggggtccgaacgctcacaatcaatcattatcatccaaagaaattatga
- the LOC113312408 gene encoding F-box protein At3g07870-like, whose protein sequence is MENFLPVEIITNILSRLLTESLWECSLVCKTWRSLIYNDKLFAHMHSRGIYNHDSVAAVSSGKASFVYLLNSVKGPNLLKYMEYDDDNHEKPLKFGITNLIPALGFNPVKIIGSCNGLICISDEFYIKGDSTICICNPITREFV, encoded by the coding sequence ATGGAAAATTTCCTACCGGTAGAGATTATAACAAACATTCTTTCACGTTTACTTACTGAATCGCTATGGGAGTGTTCGTTAGTCTGTAAAACTTGGCGAAGTCTCATCTACAATGACAAGCTCTTTGCCCATATGCACTCGCGTGGTATTTACAATCACgattctgttgctgctgtttctTCTGGTAAGGCAAGTTTCGTTTACTTGTTAAATTCAGTAAAAGGGCCTAATCTTCTAAAGTATATGGAATATGATGATGATAATCATGAAAAACCTCTCAAGTTTGGAATAACCAACTTAATACCGGCACTTGGCTTTAACCCCGTCAAGATTATTGGTTCTTGTAACGGTTTAATTTGTATATCTGATGAGTTTTACATAAAAGGTGACAGTACTATCTGTATTTGCAATCCCATAACTAGAGAATTCGTGTAG